The following coding sequences are from one Lycium ferocissimum isolate CSIRO_LF1 chromosome 3, AGI_CSIRO_Lferr_CH_V1, whole genome shotgun sequence window:
- the LOC132048820 gene encoding peroxidase 21-like encodes MHAPSLVHLGVAKQLLRYIKGTANYGIWFKKKEQGQLMGYSDSDWAGSVDYMKRTSGYAFTLGSGLFSWNSKKQEVVAQSSAEAEYIVIASATNQALWLRKILYDSEQNGIEATVIKVDNKSAISMDKNPVLHGRNKHINVKFHTIRQAEKDGEVKLVHCSSNQQIADIMTKALPKWKFEFLRAKLGVSMKNLKEEFSKLTRRSRADILEQHLLDRNESMSVVLERFNNIGINTPRVVALLGAHRCGKTHCIKLVHHLHPEGDPQLNLEHVPHMLKKCPDPIPNPKAVQYVGNDRGTRMKLDNNYYRNILDNKELMLVDHQLAVDKKTRQYVKKIAKNEGYFFKEFARAITVLSENNPVKKMAKNEGCFFKEFARAITVLSENNPLTGTKGEIRKQCNLANKLH; translated from the exons ATGCATGCTCCAAGTTTAGTTCATCTTGGTGTCGCTAAACAATTGTTGAGGTATATCAAAGGAACCGCTAATTATGGTATTTGGTTTAAAAAGAAAGAGCAAGGGCAATTGATGGGTTATTCAGATAGTGATTGGGCAGGAAGTGttgattatatgaaaagaaCTTCTGGATATGCTTTTACACTTGGTTCAGGCTTGTTCTCATGGAATTCAAAGAAGCAAGAGGTGGTAGCTCAATCTTCTGCAGAAGCAGAATACATCGTTATTGCTAGTGCAACTAATCAGGCTCTATGGTTAAGAAAGATTTTATATGATTCAGAGCAAAATGGCATTGAAGCTACTGTCATTAAGGTTGACAACAAGTCAGCAATATCGATGGACAAAAATCCAGTGCTTCATGGTCGTAACAAGCATATAAATGTGAAGTTTCACACTATCAGACAAGCAGAGAAGGATGGCGAAGTTAAGCTTGTTCATTGCAGCTCAAATCAGCAGATTGCAGACATCATGACCAAGGCTCTTCCTAAGTGGAAATTTGAATTTCTAAGGGCTAAGCTGGGAGTATCCATGAAAAATCTCAAGGAGGAGT TTTCAAAGCTAACAAGGAGAAGCAGAGCAGATATTCTTGAGCAACACCTCCTAGACCGCAATGAAAGCATGAGTGTTGTGCTCGAGAGATTTAACAACATTGGAATTAACACTCCTAGAGTTGTTGCCTTGCTAG GTGCTCACAGGTGTGGGAAAACACACTGTATTAAGCTGGTTCACCATTTACATCCCGAGGGGGACCCTCAACTCAACCTTGAACACGTACCCCACATGCTCAAGAAATGCCCGGATCCAATCCCTAACCCAAAGGCCGTGCAGTATGTGGGAAATGACAGAGGCACACGTATGAAGCTAGACAACAACTACTATAGGAACATATTGGACAACAAGGAATTGATGTTGGTAGACCACCAACTAGCTGTAGATAAAAAGACCAGACAATATGTAAAGAAAATAGCAAAGAATGAAGGCTACTTCTTCAAAGAATTTGCAAGAGCCATCACCGTTCTCTCTGAGAACAACCCTGTAAAGAAAATGGCAAAGAATGAAGGCTGCTTCTTCAAAGAATTTGCAAGAGCCATCACCGTTCTCTCTGAGAACAACCCTCTCACCGGAACAAAGGGGGAGATCAGAAAGCAGTGCAATCTTGCCAACAAGCTCCACTAG